The Desulfobacterales bacterium genome contains a region encoding:
- a CDS encoding DUF748 domain-containing protein, which translates to MQDPSSKKQSPKKKLFQRGWFWILIGLILLVVLFFCMLPIGIDYGIEAYLKNQGADQVNIEDVDFNPLTGRLTLTNLSVIIGAQTALQIPEATFKIQWTPFVRKRFVLERFTISDTLITVEELENSNWRIGGITLPQSKETSEPSSWNFSFQEATVINSRVKLISARLKSQLIIEKAKLLKLTSWLQEDNARLELSGKLNDAPMQLQMDVSPFGGEMVVAGLIKLSGLNLKPFAQLLQPQINTLEGRVDVDLKIDTRHANDNGLKHHQEGPVRLHQVRTQIGDIKLSKEDLTWEGGIRIDIPQSQEALKINAEGRMDGSMLSLAIENENLKVQEDNFNWKGKVNYAQDQTNQDIKADGEFSVEDVKLESPAFNLSENKLTWNGALEFSAKTKTDDQRFISNGALEGSKLRVVVPDHKLTFEHQGLSWKGRLDTGEINDYSALKAETDVILKDFQILHSETEQRLLDTNQIDLQAIKIDGLNSVTLLVVVLNELALLAERESAPSPEADSTPLRIQDIKFENVQLSQQKNLAIETVQLTGVKGFLHRDREGKWPAIDRLASIRSDASSGDQTRRAKTDTQTNKKSDKLDYRIGQINIAGDSGLQFKDERASPAFAMVLSIVEASLANIDSSRPQQPVSVKLLVSDKKDARISLDGTMQPLAEKLSLDWVGKVQALELPPLSPFAIQNTGYRFVSGELQADVPVKINQNQLDGNIDLILFNPKVERVKAEPTTEENQGKISVPLDSALKLMRDKQNNVRLNIPISGNINDPEFSIADAVNKVLVKTLQTSALSYLKFALGPYGIGLAVAEQVITGNARIRLNPIAFEPGSDQLDAAAIDYIQRVSTIMREYPEIQVSVCGVATESDRALVTGRSDAQSTAKSDEANTALLTLADQRSAQVQNQLNNAHGITAKRIIDCKPVVDKNADARPRVDLDI; encoded by the coding sequence ATGCAAGACCCGTCTTCAAAAAAGCAGTCTCCAAAAAAGAAATTATTTCAGCGGGGCTGGTTCTGGATCCTGATCGGCCTCATCCTTTTGGTCGTGTTGTTTTTCTGCATGCTGCCGATAGGAATCGATTACGGAATTGAAGCTTACCTCAAAAACCAGGGTGCGGATCAGGTCAACATAGAGGATGTGGATTTTAATCCGCTGACCGGACGTCTGACCCTTACCAACTTGTCAGTCATCATTGGTGCGCAGACCGCGCTTCAGATACCGGAAGCCACTTTTAAAATTCAGTGGACCCCCTTTGTCCGCAAGCGTTTCGTACTGGAGCGCTTTACCATCAGCGATACCCTAATAACCGTCGAGGAGCTTGAAAACAGCAATTGGAGAATCGGCGGCATCACCTTACCGCAAAGCAAAGAAACCAGTGAGCCTTCCTCCTGGAATTTTTCGTTTCAGGAAGCAACGGTCATCAACAGCAGGGTTAAATTGATCAGCGCCCGGCTCAAGTCGCAATTGATCATCGAAAAGGCGAAACTCTTAAAACTAACCAGCTGGTTGCAAGAGGATAATGCCCGATTGGAGCTGAGCGGAAAACTCAATGACGCTCCCATGCAACTCCAGATGGATGTTTCTCCGTTCGGCGGTGAAATGGTAGTAGCTGGCCTGATCAAATTATCGGGTTTGAACCTGAAGCCGTTTGCCCAGCTGCTGCAACCGCAAATCAACACACTCGAAGGGCGAGTTGACGTTGATCTGAAAATTGACACGCGCCATGCGAATGACAATGGCCTCAAGCACCACCAGGAGGGTCCTGTAAGGCTGCATCAAGTCCGTACCCAAATTGGGGATATAAAATTATCAAAAGAGGATCTGACCTGGGAAGGCGGCATTCGGATTGACATCCCTCAATCACAAGAAGCACTAAAGATCAATGCAGAGGGTCGGATGGACGGGTCCATGCTAAGCTTGGCAATAGAAAATGAAAATCTCAAGGTTCAAGAGGATAATTTCAACTGGAAGGGCAAAGTCAACTATGCGCAGGATCAAACCAACCAGGATATTAAAGCCGATGGCGAGTTCAGTGTTGAAGATGTTAAACTTGAATCACCGGCGTTCAATCTATCTGAAAATAAGCTCACCTGGAATGGGGCACTTGAATTTTCCGCAAAGACAAAAACTGATGACCAGAGGTTCATCAGCAATGGTGCCCTCGAGGGCAGCAAATTGCGCGTCGTTGTGCCGGACCACAAACTCACATTTGAACATCAGGGATTATCCTGGAAAGGCCGCCTGGATACCGGAGAAATCAATGATTATTCTGCACTCAAGGCCGAAACTGATGTCATTCTTAAAGACTTTCAAATTCTGCACTCTGAAACCGAACAGCGGTTGCTCGATACAAACCAAATTGACCTGCAAGCCATCAAAATAGATGGCCTAAACTCGGTCACTTTGTTGGTTGTCGTTTTGAACGAGTTGGCGTTGCTGGCAGAGCGCGAATCTGCACCATCGCCAGAAGCGGATTCCACTCCGCTTCGCATCCAGGACATCAAATTCGAAAATGTCCAATTGTCGCAACAGAAAAACCTCGCCATTGAAACAGTCCAGTTGACCGGCGTCAAAGGCTTTTTGCACAGAGACCGCGAGGGGAAATGGCCGGCCATCGACCGACTGGCATCTATTCGAAGTGATGCTTCTTCTGGTGATCAAACACGGCGCGCCAAGACGGATACCCAAACCAATAAAAAATCTGACAAATTAGATTACCGCATCGGGCAGATTAACATTGCCGGAGACAGCGGTCTGCAGTTCAAGGATGAGAGAGCCAGCCCGGCGTTCGCTATGGTTTTAAGCATAGTAGAGGCAAGTCTGGCCAACATAGACAGCAGCCGACCCCAACAACCCGTGTCGGTTAAGCTGTTGGTTTCCGACAAAAAAGACGCCCGTATTTCCCTGGATGGCACAATGCAACCGCTGGCCGAAAAACTCAGCCTGGATTGGGTCGGCAAAGTCCAAGCGTTAGAATTGCCACCCCTATCTCCGTTTGCCATCCAGAACACCGGATATCGTTTTGTTAGCGGCGAACTGCAGGCGGACGTGCCCGTAAAAATCAATCAAAACCAATTAGACGGCAACATCGATTTAATCTTATTCAATCCCAAGGTCGAACGTGTCAAAGCTGAACCAACAACGGAAGAAAATCAGGGGAAAATTAGTGTACCGCTCGATTCGGCTTTAAAGCTGATGCGCGATAAGCAAAACAATGTTAGACTCAATATCCCCATCAGCGGCAATATCAATGATCCGGAGTTCAGCATCGCCGATGCCGTCAACAAGGTCCTGGTGAAAACTTTACAAACCTCTGCATTGTCGTATCTAAAGTTCGCTTTGGGGCCATATGGAATCGGTCTGGCGGTGGCCGAACAGGTCATTACAGGCAACGCAAGAATCCGTCTCAATCCCATAGCGTTCGAACCGGGTAGTGATCAACTCGATGCCGCAGCCATTGATTATATCCAAAGGGTGTCCACGATTATGCGGGAATATCCGGAGATACAGGTGAGTGTCTGTGGTGTGGCGACCGAAAGCGATCGCGCATTGGTAACAGGGCGCTCTGATGCGCAATCAACAGCAAAAAGCGATGAAGCCAATACCGCCCTGCTGACCCTCGCTGATCAGCGTTCCGCTCAGGTCCAAAATCAGCTGAATAATGCCCACGGCATCACTGCAAAACGCATCATCGACTGCAAGCCTGTCGTTGATAAAAATGCCGACGCCAGGCCCCGGGTTGATTTGGATATCTAA
- a CDS encoding efflux RND transporter periplasmic adaptor subunit, which produces MHNYFRKPVILMIFGLALLLAIAACRQEPPPQPERIRAIKTITVSEHATGRLRTFSGVAEAADRSSISFEVSGNVREVNVEVGDRITKGQVLAVLDKRTYSLNVRAAEAELGRAKVQLADKRNDLDRFQRINKQDPGAVSQAALDNSQAAVDGARKQVQFTRSQLKLAQRDLEKTVLRAPFDGVIATRDVEPFFEVRRGQKLFDIFENTGLEVAVSIPEDVIEAIQMEQKGRIQFSVIADRIYNGRVTEISKVAGTANAFPIKLTVEDPDQRIRPGMTARVTLQLSGYDQKTAYLVPLSAIAQLGETLKGWVFIYDSQTSTVNKSQIQGDSVRGNDAVITEGVKAGDIIAVAGVSFLEDGQEVKLMEQQVKKEDFELKTAE; this is translated from the coding sequence ATGCATAATTATTTTCGCAAACCCGTAATTTTGATGATATTTGGTTTGGCACTGCTGTTGGCCATCGCCGCCTGCCGCCAGGAGCCGCCACCGCAGCCGGAGCGCATCCGCGCCATCAAAACCATCACCGTTTCCGAACATGCGACCGGCAGGTTGCGAACATTTTCCGGTGTTGCTGAAGCCGCCGATCGCTCCAGCATCAGTTTTGAGGTTTCCGGCAACGTCCGGGAAGTAAACGTCGAAGTGGGGGACCGCATCACCAAAGGCCAGGTATTGGCTGTCCTGGATAAAAGGACCTACAGCTTAAATGTCAGGGCTGCTGAAGCCGAGCTGGGGCGCGCCAAAGTCCAGCTGGCCGACAAGCGCAACGACCTGGATCGCTTTCAGCGTATTAACAAACAGGACCCTGGAGCGGTCAGTCAGGCTGCCCTGGATAACTCTCAAGCTGCTGTAGATGGCGCTCGTAAACAGGTTCAGTTTACTCGATCCCAGCTCAAGCTGGCGCAAAGGGACCTGGAAAAGACCGTCCTGCGGGCGCCGTTTGACGGGGTGATCGCCACCCGCGATGTGGAACCCTTTTTTGAAGTTCGCCGGGGCCAGAAATTATTCGATATCTTTGAGAATACCGGCCTGGAGGTGGCGGTCAGTATACCGGAAGATGTCATTGAGGCTATCCAGATGGAACAGAAAGGCAGGATCCAATTTTCCGTCATTGCCGATCGCATCTATAACGGTCGCGTGACTGAAATCAGCAAGGTGGCTGGCACTGCCAACGCGTTTCCGATTAAACTCACCGTCGAGGACCCGGATCAACGCATTCGACCCGGAATGACCGCCCGGGTAACCTTGCAGCTTTCCGGCTATGATCAAAAAACCGCCTATCTGGTGCCTTTATCGGCCATTGCCCAACTGGGGGAAACCCTGAAGGGTTGGGTCTTTATTTACGACTCCCAGACATCGACCGTAAACAAATCACAGATCCAGGGCGACAGCGTTCGCGGCAATGATGCCGTTATCACCGAGGGGGTAAAGGCCGGCGACATTATTGCTGTGGCCGGTGTCAGTTTTCTGGAAGACGGGCAAGAGGTTAAGCTAATGGAACAGCAAGTCAAGAAAGAAGATTTTGAGCTTAAAACGGCTGAATAA
- a CDS encoding DUF3124 domain-containing protein, whose translation MKSSKFLYNWCFILSAILLLVGLVSGAHADSHIALSTGQTVYVPIYSHIYSGLKGRPFGLAATLSIRNTDPRHAITLMSVKYFDSDGKLVKEYLDKPSELKVMATTRYILTESDTTGGSGANFLIKWQSKTKVNAPLIEAVMIGTRSGQGISFVSRGQVIQE comes from the coding sequence ATGAAATCCAGTAAATTCTTGTACAATTGGTGTTTTATCTTAAGTGCCATTCTTCTGCTGGTCGGGCTGGTCAGCGGCGCCCATGCGGATTCCCACATCGCCTTATCCACCGGGCAAACCGTTTATGTGCCCATTTATTCCCATATTTACAGCGGATTGAAAGGGCGCCCATTCGGCCTGGCTGCCACACTGAGCATCCGCAACACCGATCCCAGGCATGCCATTACGCTGATGTCGGTCAAATACTTTGATTCGGACGGCAAGCTGGTCAAGGAATATCTGGACAAACCGTCTGAATTAAAGGTCATGGCAACCACCCGCTATATTTTGACTGAGAGCGATACCACCGGCGGCTCAGGAGCAAATTTTCTGATTAAATGGCAATCAAAGACCAAAGTCAATGCGCCGTTAATTGAAGCGGTGATGATCGGCACCCGCTCCGGCCAGGGAATTTCCTTCGTATCGCGCGGCCAGGTCATTCAAGAGTGA
- a CDS encoding cation:proton antiporter, protein MDSLAIIIAFALGFAARQVGLPPLVGYLVAGFAIKASGAEGGAIIVELADVGILLLLFSIGLKLKLRSLMRPEVWAGASIHMLITVIVFGSGMFMLATAGLSKFAALDFKLSLLIAFALSFSSTVFAVKILEEKGEMTSLHGRVAIGILIMQDILAVIFITASTGKLPSPWALLVPVVLYAARPFIFKIMDRCGHGELVILFGLFLALVAGADGFEIVGLKPDLGALILGMLVAGHSKAPEMAKALFSLKEVFLVGFFLSIGLKGLPDIEAIGIAALLVLAAPFKVALFFVLMTRFNLRARTALLGSFSLATYSEFGLIVAAIGETSGWISSEWLVIIAIALSTTFVLASPLNAAALGIYGRFANRLKTVETKTRHPDDQPIDPGDAQVAIFGMGRVGTGAYDYLREHCGDVIIGCDSDPAIVKRHQEAGRNVVLDDPTDLDFWERNIPIEDEREDKIQLAVLAMPKFKANMQAAKLITKAGFKGIIAASARFDDEVTALKEAGVHAFNFFDEAGAGLAETAYEELEDQRKADT, encoded by the coding sequence ATGGATTCGCTTGCCATCATCATTGCATTTGCTCTGGGCTTTGCCGCCCGACAGGTCGGACTGCCCCCCCTGGTCGGCTATTTGGTGGCCGGTTTTGCGATTAAAGCCAGCGGTGCGGAAGGCGGGGCTATCATCGTCGAGCTGGCCGATGTGGGAATCCTGTTATTGCTATTCAGTATCGGATTGAAGCTGAAGCTGCGCAGCCTCATGCGCCCGGAGGTATGGGCCGGTGCCTCAATTCACATGCTCATAACCGTCATCGTCTTTGGTAGCGGCATGTTTATGCTTGCAACAGCCGGTTTATCCAAATTTGCCGCGCTGGATTTCAAGCTTAGCCTGTTGATTGCCTTTGCTCTAAGTTTTTCCAGCACCGTTTTTGCGGTCAAAATTCTTGAAGAAAAAGGCGAGATGACCTCCCTGCATGGACGGGTGGCCATTGGAATCCTAATCATGCAGGATATTCTGGCGGTTATCTTTATTACCGCATCCACCGGCAAACTGCCATCGCCCTGGGCCCTTCTGGTACCGGTTGTGCTGTATGCCGCCCGACCTTTTATATTTAAAATCATGGACCGCTGCGGTCACGGTGAGCTGGTTATTCTTTTCGGCCTTTTTCTGGCCCTGGTGGCAGGTGCCGACGGTTTCGAGATAGTGGGTCTGAAACCCGATCTGGGTGCGTTGATTTTGGGAATGCTGGTGGCCGGCCATTCCAAGGCGCCAGAGATGGCCAAGGCTCTTTTCAGTCTCAAGGAAGTGTTTCTGGTGGGCTTCTTTTTAAGCATTGGATTAAAAGGGTTACCCGATATCGAAGCCATTGGCATAGCGGCGCTGCTCGTTTTGGCAGCACCTTTTAAGGTCGCCCTTTTCTTCGTGCTCATGACCCGCTTTAATCTCCGAGCCCGCACCGCTCTGCTGGGATCATTCAGCCTAGCCACCTACAGCGAATTTGGCCTGATTGTCGCTGCCATTGGTGAAACCAGCGGCTGGATCAGCAGCGAATGGCTGGTGATCATCGCCATCGCCCTCTCGACAACCTTTGTGCTGGCATCACCGCTGAATGCAGCGGCCCTTGGCATTTATGGCCGCTTTGCCAATCGTTTAAAAACAGTTGAAACCAAAACCCGTCATCCGGATGATCAGCCCATTGATCCGGGTGATGCACAGGTCGCCATCTTTGGCATGGGCCGTGTGGGTACGGGTGCTTATGATTACCTGCGGGAACATTGCGGTGATGTGATCATTGGCTGCGATTCGGACCCTGCCATCGTTAAAAGACATCAGGAAGCAGGTCGGAATGTTGTTCTGGACGATCCCACCGATCTTGATTTCTGGGAAAGAAATATACCAATCGAAGATGAGAGAGAAGACAAAATCCAATTAGCAGTGCTGGCCATGCCCAAATTTAAGGCCAATATGCAAGCCGCCAAACTTATCACTAAGGCCGGATTTAAAGGCATTATCGCTGCCAGCGCCCGTTTTGACGATGAGGTCACAGCGTTAAAAGAAGCCGGAGTGCATGCCTTTAATTTTTTCGACGAAGCCGGCGCCGGCTTGGCTGAGACCGCTTACGAAGAACTGGAAGATCAAAGGAAAGCAGACACATAG
- a CDS encoding lytic transglycosylase F produces the protein MRKLTFILLSIGFTFLISNAAEVNAIESDLGITEKWTGDFDGMTERHLIRALVPPSKTFYFLDGAIQRGLTYDLLKEFETFVNLQLQRKALKIKVVVIPTRRDRLLQALAEGLGDIAAGNLTITPARIKKVDFSAPHLTGVDEIVISGPDSPTIKSLDDLSGKEIHVRKSSSYYESLLQLNTRFKLSGKSPIKIVPADEYLEDEDLLEMMNAGLIPMIVIDSHKARFWAQIFRDLKLHPDIKLRSGGQIAWAMRPNSPRLNEVINQFMKAHRKGTLMGNILYRRYLQNTRWVRNALAEKEFQRFKKAVDFFKRYSQQYNFDWLLIAALAYQESGIDQTKRSPAGAVGVMQLLPGTAADANVNIRNIEVMEHNIHAGIKYLRFLHDRYFKNQPMDALNKMLFTFASYNAGPGRILKFRQQAQQIGFNPNIWFRNVEIIAARQIGAETVQYVSNIYKYYIAYRFLVIEFSLKKEGKIRAN, from the coding sequence ATGCGAAAACTGACTTTCATTCTGCTATCTATCGGTTTCACATTTTTGATAAGCAATGCTGCCGAAGTCAACGCCATTGAATCTGATCTGGGCATCACAGAAAAATGGACGGGTGACTTCGATGGGATGACTGAAAGACATCTGATCAGGGCCCTGGTCCCGCCCAGCAAGACCTTTTACTTTCTAGATGGTGCCATCCAGCGCGGTTTAACATATGATCTTCTCAAAGAATTTGAAACCTTTGTGAATTTGCAGCTGCAGCGTAAGGCCTTGAAAATAAAAGTGGTGGTTATTCCCACCCGACGAGACCGGCTGCTACAGGCGCTGGCGGAGGGGCTCGGTGATATCGCCGCCGGGAATCTGACCATCACCCCGGCACGTATAAAAAAAGTTGATTTTTCTGCTCCCCACCTGACCGGCGTGGATGAAATCGTCATCAGCGGCCCAGACTCACCGACGATTAAATCCCTCGATGATTTGTCCGGCAAAGAAATCCACGTTAGAAAATCCAGTAGTTATTATGAAAGCCTGCTGCAGCTCAACACTCGTTTTAAACTCTCCGGCAAGTCACCCATCAAAATTGTACCGGCTGATGAATACCTGGAAGATGAAGATCTTCTGGAAATGATGAATGCGGGACTGATTCCGATGATTGTGATCGACAGTCATAAGGCCCGATTCTGGGCGCAAATCTTTCGGGATCTGAAACTGCATCCGGACATCAAGCTCAGAAGCGGCGGACAGATCGCCTGGGCCATGCGGCCAAACAGCCCTCGCTTGAATGAAGTTATCAATCAATTTATGAAGGCGCATCGAAAAGGCACCCTAATGGGTAATATTTTATACCGACGCTATTTGCAAAACACCCGCTGGGTCCGCAATGCGCTGGCAGAAAAAGAGTTTCAGCGCTTCAAAAAAGCGGTCGATTTTTTTAAGCGCTATTCTCAGCAGTACAATTTTGACTGGTTGCTGATTGCTGCTTTGGCCTATCAGGAATCGGGTATCGACCAGACTAAACGCAGCCCGGCCGGTGCGGTGGGTGTCATGCAATTGCTACCCGGCACCGCCGCCGATGCCAATGTCAATATACGCAATATCGAAGTCATGGAACATAACATCCATGCGGGGATTAAATACCTTCGTTTTCTCCACGATCGCTATTTTAAAAACCAACCCATGGATGCGCTTAATAAGATGCTTTTTACATTTGCGAGTTACAATGCCGGTCCTGGAAGGATCTTAAAGTTTCGGCAACAGGCACAGCAAATCGGATTCAATCCCAACATCTGGTTTCGCAACGTAGAAATTATTGCGGCCCGGCAAATCGGAGCGGAAACGGTGCAATACGTCAGCAACATCTATAAATATTATATCGCTTACCGTTTTCTCGTGATTGAATTCAGCTTAAAAAAAGAAGGGAAAATCCGGGCGAATTGA
- a CDS encoding efflux RND transporter permease subunit, translated as MSAITNFSLGTQRLTMVIIFTIIVAGLGQFFTFPRLEDPAIVIREVVVTAFFPGMKPADLEELVTRKLEAQMRTLPEIDDMWSDSKHGRVILHAETRDEVDDLDFVWQRVRNKMADIKPHLPEGTIGPFINDEFGLVSVADIALISDGFSMAEMRVVARDIRDRLYEIRGVRKIDLYGVHQEQIFLDFSTTRLAQFGITGEEVIDTLVRQNVVLPGGSFDAAQQDIIVEPTGNFRSIEDIKNVEITITDTQQTIQLKDIVSVYRGYEDPPDDMVYFNGKRTIVISVSITPGVNAVDFGQRLTRKLDDLESRLPIGYVLDYATFQPDLVETAVAGGLNNVYQTLVIVLVVVMLFLGVRTGLIVGSFVPMTMLLGLISMRFFDIELERVSIASSIIALGMLVDNGIVIAEDVRSRLERGEERNAACRATGQTLSIPLLTSSLTTIFAFLPMLLIDGQTGEYAFSLPMVVILLLLSSWFLSMYMTPTMCFWFMKVKPSKKKDVQSSQAADISNNEDEMAAYSGRFYQIYLKILEKMLHLRFIVIVAAAGVIVLGGLLASMLVREFFGPSVRNQFLVYVDLPAGYRINGTDTVVQQLTGWLADKEQNPEITSTVAYVGMGGPRFFLVLSPLDPDPHVAFVIVNTESPDPVPELVERVRQYFNDHIPEANGRVKQMWMGSEEPGFLEIRIYGQDPAYIFKKGNQLAARLKEMPGSLDVRNTWENKVLKAHVIVDQARARRAGVTSKETALSLQSHMDGVRVTDYRELDVAIPVIARSEAEERKVMSDLWNVMIRSPRDGTSIPLTQIADIRGQWDFSRIARRNQERCVTIEAKHEILKAPELLAATIPFIEELELNDDSWWEVGGEIEQQQETMEKLTRWMPHCFFGIVVLLVWQFNSIRRPLIIFITIPLAFVGGFIGLHVMRAPFDFFGMLGLLSLAGVIMNNGIVLIDKIDAERAEGREPYDAVIMAAVSRFRPIIMTTITTILGVMPLIISRDALFYSLAIILAFGLAAGTVLTLAVAPVLYSVLFRVKAPS; from the coding sequence ATGTCGGCCATCACCAATTTTTCGTTAGGCACCCAACGACTGACAATGGTCATCATTTTTACCATCATCGTTGCCGGTCTGGGACAATTTTTCACCTTTCCGCGCTTAGAAGATCCGGCCATCGTCATCCGCGAGGTCGTGGTGACCGCCTTTTTCCCGGGTATGAAACCGGCCGATCTCGAAGAGCTCGTCACGCGCAAGCTCGAAGCCCAGATGCGCACCCTGCCCGAAATTGACGACATGTGGTCGGATTCCAAGCACGGCCGGGTCATTTTGCATGCTGAAACCCGCGACGAAGTTGACGACCTTGATTTTGTCTGGCAGCGGGTTCGCAACAAGATGGCGGATATCAAACCGCATTTGCCCGAAGGTACCATCGGCCCCTTTATCAATGACGAGTTCGGGCTGGTCTCGGTTGCCGATATTGCCCTGATATCGGATGGCTTCTCAATGGCCGAAATGCGGGTCGTGGCCCGGGATATCCGTGACCGCCTGTATGAAATCCGCGGCGTGCGCAAAATCGATCTCTATGGCGTCCACCAGGAGCAAATATTCCTGGATTTTTCGACCACCCGGCTTGCGCAGTTCGGCATTACCGGTGAAGAGGTGATCGACACCCTGGTCCGCCAGAATGTGGTCTTGCCGGGCGGATCCTTTGATGCCGCCCAGCAGGATATCATCGTCGAGCCCACCGGCAATTTTCGCAGCATCGAAGACATCAAAAATGTAGAAATCACCATAACCGACACCCAGCAGACCATCCAACTCAAGGACATCGTGTCGGTTTATCGCGGTTACGAAGACCCCCCCGACGACATGGTCTATTTCAACGGTAAGCGCACCATTGTCATCAGCGTCTCGATCACACCGGGGGTCAACGCGGTGGATTTCGGCCAGCGCCTGACCCGCAAACTGGACGATCTCGAATCGCGCCTGCCCATCGGCTACGTGCTGGATTACGCCACCTTTCAGCCCGATCTGGTTGAAACCGCCGTAGCCGGCGGACTTAACAACGTCTACCAGACTCTGGTCATCGTTCTGGTGGTGGTCATGCTGTTTTTAGGGGTGCGCACCGGATTGATTGTGGGCTCCTTTGTGCCCATGACCATGCTGCTGGGGCTGATCAGCATGCGTTTTTTCGACATCGAGCTCGAGCGGGTATCGATTGCATCATCGATTATTGCCCTGGGAATGCTCGTGGACAACGGGATTGTCATCGCCGAAGATGTCCGTTCCCGGCTTGAACGCGGTGAGGAAAGAAATGCGGCCTGTCGGGCCACCGGACAGACACTGTCCATTCCGCTGCTGACCTCATCGCTGACCACCATTTTTGCATTTTTACCGATGTTATTGATCGACGGTCAAACCGGCGAGTACGCCTTTTCGTTGCCGATGGTGGTCATTTTGCTGCTGTTATCCTCCTGGTTTTTGTCCATGTATATGACCCCGACCATGTGTTTCTGGTTTATGAAGGTCAAACCTTCGAAGAAAAAAGATGTGCAGTCGTCACAGGCGGCCGACATCTCAAACAATGAAGACGAAATGGCGGCCTATTCAGGCCGTTTTTACCAGATCTATCTTAAGATACTGGAAAAAATGCTGCACCTGCGGTTTATTGTGATCGTCGCTGCTGCCGGAGTCATTGTTTTGGGCGGTTTACTGGCGTCAATGCTGGTACGCGAGTTCTTCGGGCCCAGTGTGCGCAACCAGTTTCTGGTATATGTCGACCTGCCGGCCGGCTACCGGATCAATGGCACCGATACAGTGGTTCAGCAACTGACCGGCTGGCTGGCGGATAAAGAACAAAACCCGGAGATCACCAGCACAGTTGCCTACGTGGGCATGGGCGGACCGCGTTTTTTCCTGGTGCTCTCACCTCTGGACCCCGATCCCCACGTGGCATTTGTGATCGTCAACACCGAGTCCCCCGACCCGGTTCCGGAGCTAGTCGAGCGCGTGCGGCAGTATTTTAATGATCATATCCCCGAAGCCAATGGCCGCGTCAAACAAATGTGGATGGGTTCCGAAGAGCCCGGCTTTTTGGAGATTCGCATCTACGGTCAGGATCCGGCGTATATTTTTAAAAAAGGCAACCAGCTGGCCGCCCGCTTAAAAGAAATGCCGGGCAGCCTGGATGTGCGCAATACCTGGGAGAACAAAGTCCTCAAAGCCCATGTCATCGTTGACCAGGCCCGGGCCCGCCGCGCCGGTGTGACCTCTAAAGAAACCGCACTGTCTTTGCAGTCGCACATGGATGGTGTTAGGGTTACCGATTACCGTGAGCTGGATGTGGCCATTCCGGTCATTGCCCGCTCGGAGGCTGAAGAGCGTAAGGTCATGAGTGACCTCTGGAATGTCATGATCCGCTCACCCCGCGACGGCACCAGCATACCGCTGACCCAGATAGCAGACATCCGCGGCCAATGGGATTTTAGCCGCATCGCACGCCGTAACCAGGAGCGCTGTGTGACCATCGAGGCCAAGCATGAAATCCTCAAAGCACCCGAACTACTTGCCGCCACCATACCCTTTATCGAGGAGCTGGAATTAAACGATGACAGCTGGTGGGAAGTCGGCGGTGAGATCGAACAGCAGCAGGAGACCATGGAAAAGCTCACCCGCTGGATGCCGCATTGCTTTTTTGGTATTGTCGTCCTGCTGGTGTGGCAATTCAATTCGATTCGGCGTCCCTTGATCATTTTTATCACCATCCCGCTGGCGTTTGTGGGCGGCTTTATCGGGCTGCATGTCATGCGGGCGCCCTTTGATTTCTTTGGCATGCTAGGGCTGCTCAGCCTTGCCGGAGTGATTATGAACAATGGGATTGTGCTGATCGACAAAATCGATGCCGAAAGAGCTGAGGGCCGCGAACCTTATGATGCTGTAATCATGGCGGCCGTATCGCGTTTTCGTCCGATTATCATGACCACCATTACGACCATTCTCGGGGTGATGCCATTGATCATATCCCGGGATGCACTGTTTTATTCGCTGGCCATTATCCTGGCCTTCGGGCTGGCAGCCGGAACCGTGCTGACGCTGGCGGTGGCGCCGGTCCTTTATTCGGTGCTTTTCCGCGTTAAAGCACCAAGCTAA